The following proteins come from a genomic window of Excalfactoria chinensis isolate bCotChi1 chromosome 6, bCotChi1.hap2, whole genome shotgun sequence:
- the LOC140254301 gene encoding uncharacterized protein yields the protein MFAPSAGTVSENKESLAVMEKGPFSVEWLAQSSRGGDNHAARGESGRTAAGGRRKNNSGTCGAGRVTTSPTPLSLPAAHAVQAAPRRGSPTHEVEAGGGARPRTKFSAAQLQELERSFREQRYIGASEKRRLAAALDLSQSQIKTWFQNRRMKFKRETQDARVEALVSGLFLPYHCYPDTVTPSCPHGVDVSVSPTTGAPLHPAGPSPALQVPPVPAQLLQTALPGTALLFPPGPALPVYSAVIPSATLTSDHKGLRFQPYLPSC from the exons ATGTTTGCCCCCAGCGCAGGGACGGTTTCAGAGAACAAGGAAAGCCTCGCTGTCATGGAGAAGGGCCCCTTCTCGGTAGAGTGGTTGGCGCAGAGCAGCCGCGGCGGGGATAACCACGCAGCTCGGGGGGAGAGCGGCAGGACCGCTGCTGGCGGCCGTCGGAAGAACAACAGCGGCACGTGCGGCGCTGGCCGCGTCACCACCTCTCCGACGCCGCTCTCCCTCCCCGCAGCACACGCAGTACAAGCGGCTCCGCGGCGGGGCAGCCCCACGCACGAGGTGGAGGCGGGAGGCGGCGCGCGGCCCCGCACCAAATTCTCGGCAGCGCAGCTGCAGGAGCTCGAGCGGAGCTTCCGCGAGCAGCGCTACATCGGCGCCAGCGAGAAGAGGCGGCTGGCGGCGGCGCTGGACCTCTCGCAGAGCCAG ATAAAGACCTGGTTTCAGAATCGCCGCATGAAATTTAAACGCGAGACACAGGATGCCAGGGTGGAAGCCCTTGTCTCAGGCCTGTTCCTTCCTTATCACTGTTACCCGGATACAGTGACACCCAGCTGTCCTCATGGGGTGGATGTCAGTGTCTCCCCAACCACCGGTGCTCCTCTCCACCCAGCGgggcccagcccagccctgcaggtgcCCCCTgttccagctcagctcctgcagacAGCTTTACCAGGCACAGCCTTGCTGTTTCCCCCTGGCCCAGCATTGCCTGTGTACTCTGCTGTGATACCATCTGCGACTTTAACCAGTGACCACAAAGGACTGAGGTTCCAGCCCTACCTACCTTCTTGTTAA